A genomic window from Brassica oleracea var. oleracea cultivar TO1000 chromosome C8, BOL, whole genome shotgun sequence includes:
- the LOC106310731 gene encoding ribonuclease 3-like yields the protein MGGKGWFLLKLLMFQGLFTSPPQDPGFDFFYFVLQWPGAYCDTKRACCYPTSGKPAADFGIHGLWPNYKDGSYPSNCDPDNEFDPSEISDLVSTLQTKWPTLSCPSNEGFKFWEHEWEKHGTCSESVMDQHKYFENTLALRDRVNLLQILTGAGIEPNDEFYKLKDIKKAIKEATGFTPVINCNKDPEKNSQLHEIFFCVDTSGTEFIECPIIPRDRCPSHLQFAKF from the exons ATGGGAGGAAAGGGTTGGTTTTTGCTCAAGCTTCTAATGTTTCAAGGTCTTTTCACTTCACCTCCTCAAGATCCAGGCTTTGATTTCTTCTACTTTGTTCTTCAG TGGCCAGGAGCCTATTGTGATACAAAACGTGCTTGTTGCTATCCAACATCCGGTAAACCTGCGGCAGATTTTGGCATCCACGGTCTGTGGCCCAATTACAAAGACGGTTCGTATCCATCAAACTGCGATCCTGACAATGAATTTGATCCATCTGAG ATATCGGATTTGGTAAGTACTTTGCAAACGAAGTGGCCAACATTATCGTGTCCGAGCAACGAAGGGTTCAAGTTTTGGGAACACGAGTGGGAAAAACACGGCACGTGTTCCGAATCCGTAATGGATCAACATAAGTACTTTGAGAATACTCTTGCACTCAGAGATAGAGTCAATCTTCTTCAAATCCTCACAGGCGCTG GAATCGAACCAAATGACGAATTCTATAAACTTAAAGACATTAAAAAGGCGATAAAAGAAGCAACTGGGTTTACTCCAGTAATCAACTGTAACAAAGATCCGGAGAAAAACAGTCAGCTTCACGAGATCTTCTTTTGCGTTGATACATCAGGAACCGAGTTTATCGAATGTCCAATTATCCCTAGAGATAGATGTCCTTCTCATCTCCAGTTTGCTAAGTTTTAA
- the LOC106312435 gene encoding ribonuclease 1 — protein MRGIIIASFLILQSLVVFSSSSPPDFNFFYWVTYWPGAICDSQKGCCPPPKGNMASDFMIHGLWPQFNNGTWPAFCDQTNLFDISKVSDLVSKMEKKWTEWGVWACPSNETKLWEHEWDKHGTCVQSVFDQHSYFLTNLRFRQKLNLLNILKQKGIKPDGGLYGLDEIKNAIKCAIGFAPGIECNEDVKGTKQLFQIYICLDNYAKEFVECPYVPDRSCASKIKFPKFPKKDSLGESLSVISSV, from the exons ATGAGAGGAATCATCATCGCAAGCTTCTTAATATTACAGAGTCTTGTCGTGTTTTCGTCTTCATCACCACCGGACTTCAATTTCTTCTACTGGGTCACCTAC TGGCCAGGAGCAATATGCGATAGCCAGAAAGGATGTTGTCCTCCACCAAAAGGTAATATGGCGTCAGATTTCATGATCCATGGACTCTGGCCTCAGTTCAACAATGGCACTTGGCCTGCGTTTTGCGACCAAACCAATCTCTTCGATATCTCCAAG GTATCAGATCTAGTAAGCAAAATGGAGAAGAAGTGGACAGAGTGGGGTGTTTGGGCGTGTCCAAGCAACGAGACTAAGCTATGGGAACACGAGTGGGACAAGCACGGCACGTGTGTTCAATCTGTCTTCGACCAACACTCTTACTTCCTCACCAATCTCAGATTTAGACAAAAACTCAATCTCCTCAACATACTTAAACAAAAAG GAATAAAACCGGATGGTGGATTATACGGTTTAGATGAGATCAAGAACGCCATCAAGTGTGCTATAGGATTTGCACCAGGTATCGAATGCAATGAAGATGTAAAGGGGACAAAGCAGCTTTTCCAGATCTACATATGTCTTGATAACTACGCAAAAGAGTTTGTGGAATGCCCTTATGTGCCTGATAGATCATGTGCTTCCAAGATCAAGTTTCCAAAGTTCCCAAAGAAAGATTCTCTTGGCGAGTCTCTAAGTGTGATATCTTCTGTTTAA